A segment of the Chryseobacterium scophthalmum genome:
TCTTGAAGAATCGGGATTTACTTTTAAAATACAGATTTCAACAATTCGGTCTTTTCCAACGTTGGTTCCTGTTGTTTCAAGATCAAATACACAAAGTGGTTTATGCAGTTTTAAGTTCATTTTTTATAATTTGAAAATTTGAGAATGTATTAATTTGAAAATGGAATTAAAATAAAACTTCCAGCTTCCATCATCCAGCTTCTTACTTCAGCTGTTTTTGAAAAATAATTGAAATAAAAATATAATAAAGAATAACCATCGGGATTCCGACAATTTTAAATATCGCTAAAATAAGAATTGAGCCAATTAATAAAGCTAATTTCGGATAATTATCCTGTAGTTTCATCGATTTGAATTTCATGGCAATCATTTTAATCGGACTGATAAGGATCCAAGAAGAAATAATTGTTAAAATTATTAATGGAAATAACCCAATTTGAAGAATATTAAAGTTTGAAATATTAAAGAATTGTGGCACTTGATGAGGGCCTGATTGTGATATATAATAAATCCCAAAAATCAAAATTGTATTTGAAGGAGTATTTAAACCTTTAAAATAATATTTCTGTTCTTCGTCAAGGTTAAAAATTGCTAATCTCAAACAAGAGAAAAGCGTAATTAAAAATCCGAAATATTTAATTTCAACAGGAAGCTGCAATCCGAAAACTTCATTTCCGAAAGGTTCCAGCATTTTAAACATCGCCAATCCCGGAATGAACCCGAAACTTACCATGTCTGCCAAAGAATCTAGCTGGGTCCCCAAATTGGAATTGGCTTTTAAGGCTCTTGCCACAAAACCATCGAAAAAATCTAAAACCAAAGACAAAATAATGCAGATTGCAGTCGTTTGGTAATCACCTAAAATCAAATGTACAGCACCAACGCAACCCGAAAAAAGATTGCCCAGCGTAATGGCGTTTGCCAGATTGTTCTTAATGAAATTCATAGAAGCAAAATTACATTTTTTAAAAATTTTAACCTTAATTAATGTCAACTAAAAATTACAATCCTTTGAAATCGCTATAACTAACAGTGATAGATAAGTCAATGTATATTGGCGATTGCATATAACCTTTAAAAAAATAAATATCTACATATGAATTTAATGTAATTTTGCAACCGATAAATAATTGACTTTTAAAAACATTACTATTTAACAAATGAAATTTTTCAAAGAATTCAGAAAAGAAGAAATCTTCGTTCTATGTTACAGGATTTTCTTGGCTTTTGTTTTTTATCAGATTGCGAGACTTTTGTTTTGGTTTTTCAATAAAGATTTAATAAAAGTAGATAGCATTGTAGATTATCTGAGCTTGGCTTATCATGGGATTGCTTTTGATCTTACAGCGATTTTGTATGTGAATGCTTTGTTTATTTTGTTAAGTTTAATTCCGATTGTCATCAATACAAAAAGTGGGTATCAGAAATTTATGATCTGGCTGTATTTTATCAGCAACGGAATTGCGTATGCGATGAATTTCGGGGATTTTATTTACTATAAATTTTCCCAGGCAAGGCTTACTTCTGCAGCTTTTCAGGTAGCAAAACATGAGACGAATATTTTAAAAGTATTCACCGCTTCTATTACAGAGCATCCTTTTGTGATTATTTGGTTTGTATTTTTAATGGCTGCATGGGTATTTCTGTATAAAAGATTTAAAATCAATTATAAAAAACCGGTAAAGCTCATTCCTTATTTTATTTGGTCTGTGGTGACTTTGTGTATTTCTGCGGTATTAATTGTTGGCGGAATAAGAGGTGATTTCAAACACAGCACAAGACCAATTAATTTGGTTGATGCGAATAAATTTGTAAAAACTCCGCTTCAAGGGAACTTAGTTCTGAACTCTACTTTTTCGTTTTTCAGAACAATGGGAACGAATAATTTTAAAGAAGTTCATTTTGTCGATCAGAAATTTATTGATGAAAATATCAATCCCTACAAAACTTACGACAGACAGGTTCAGGACAAACCAAACATTGTGATTTTTATTGTGGAATCTTTCGGTAGAGAATATTCCGGAGCTTTTAATAAAGATAAAAACATTAAAGATTATGTTTCTTACACGCCGTTTATCGACAGTTTGGCAAATGAAAGTCTTATTTTTCCTAATACTTTTGCCAACGGAAGGCAGTCAATTCACGGAATGAGTAGTATTTTGGCAGGAATTCCTAGTTTGATGGATGCTTTTACGAGTTCGCCTTATTCTAATCAGAAAATTCAGTCGATTGTTTCGGTTTGTAATGATATGGGTTACGATACATCATTTTATCACGGTGCTCCGAATGGTTCGATGGGATTTTTAGGTTTTGGAAATATTCTTGGTTTTAAACATTATTTCGGAAAAGATGAATACAATCACAATGAAGATTTTGATGGAATGTGGGCAATCTGGGATGAACCGTTTTTACAATATTTTGCTAAAAATGTAGGGAAAACAAAACCTTTTATGGCAACCGTTTTTACAGCATCTTCACACCATCCGTTTAAAATTCCTGCAAAATATAACGGGAAATTTAAAAAAGGGAACATTGAAATTCATGAACCGATGCAGTACACCGATTATGCGATTAAAGAATATTTTGAAACTGCTAAAAAACAGCCTTGGTTTAAAAATACCATTTTTGTCTTTACAGGAGATCATACCAATCAGGTGTATTATTCTGAATACGAAAAAGCGATGAACCGTTTTGCGGTGCCGTTGATTTTTTATTCTCCAAATCCTGAATATCAATTAAAAGGGGTGAATAATGAATTGGCGCAGCAAATTGATATTTATCCTACTTTGGCAGATTTAATCGGATACAATAAAAAAATTAGAAGTTGGGGTAGAAGTTTGGTGAGCGAAAAAAAATATCAGCCTTTGATTGTAAACTCAGACGGAACTTCGGAGCAGTTTATCTATGGAAATTATATTTACAGATTCGATGGTAAAAATATTATCGGAATTTATGATAAAAGCGATTTAGGTTTTCAAAACAATCTGAATGATAAAATAAAATCTCCGGAAACCGAAAAAGGAAAACAAATGGCAAAAGCATGGTATCAGGATTATATGAGCCGCGTAATCAATAGAAAATTGAATTAATTTTTTATTTGTTTAATTTTAAAAAATGCTCTTTCTGTTGTTATATATGCAAAGGATAATAAAAATGTTGGTGTGTTTAAAATTTATGTCTATTTTTAACTAATTAAGAATTTAAGAATCTATAATTTAAATTAAACTCTATAATATGAAAAAATTATTAGCAACATTTGTACTTTCACTATTCAGTGTGATGTCTTTTGCACAAATCGAAGGAAAATGGAAAACCATAGATGATGAAACAAAACAGGCAAAATCTATCGTAGAAATCTACAAAAAATCTGACGGTAAATATTACGGAAAAGTATCTCAGTTATTGATAAAACCTGCAGATCCTAACTGTACAAGCTGTAAAGATGACAGAAAAGGGAAACCAATTTTAGGATTGGAAATCATCAGGGGTTTGGCAAAAGATGGTGATGAGTTTACAGGAGGTACCATTACAGACCCTAAAACCGGTAAAACTTACAAATGTACCATTACAAAAAGCGGAGATAAGCTGAATGTAAGAGGATATATGGGCGTTTCTATTTTAGGAAGAACACAGGTTTGGCAGAAAGTAAACTAATCAGTTTAAAATAATATTAAATATTAAGGCAACTCAGCAATGAGTTGTCTTTTTTGCTATGTAAATAATAAAAAAACACTATTTTTGTACTCTAAATTTTTCAAATAAATATGGCAGAACATACTTTTCGTGAAGTGATTGCGCAGGCAATGAGTGAGGAAATGCGTAAAGACGAATCCATTTTTCTAATGGGAGAAGAGGTTGCAGAATATAATGGTGCATACAAAGCTTCTAAAGGAATGTTGGATGAGTTTGGTGCTAAGCGCGTAATCGATACACCTATCGCAGAACTTGGTTTTACAGGAATTGCTGTAGGCGCTGCAATGAATGGTAACAGACCAATTGTAGAATATATGACATTCAACTTTGCTCTTGTTGGGATCGATCAGATTATCAACAACGCAGCAAAAATCCGTCAGATGAGTGGTGGTCAGTGGAACTGCCCGATTGTTTTCCGTGGTCCTACAGCTTCTGCAGGTCAGTTGGGAGCAACACACTCTCAGGCTTTTGAAAACTGGTTCGCAAACGTTCCGGGTCTTAAAGTAGTAGTTCCTTCAAACCCTTATGATGCGAAAGGATTATTAAAAACTGCAATTCAGGATAATGACCCTGTAATTTTCATGGAATCTGAACAGATGTACGGAGACAAAATGGAAATTCCTGAAGAAGAATATTACTTACCAATAGGAAAAGCTGATATTAAAAGAGAAGGTACTGATGTTACTTTAGTTTCTTTCGGAAAAATCATGAAATTGGCTCTTCAGGCGGCTGAAGATATGGCTAAAGAAGGTATTTCTGTAGAAGTTATCGATTTAAGAACAGTTCGTCCTTTAGATTTCGATACGGTATTAACTTCAGTAAAGAAAACAAACAGATTGGTAATTTTAGAAGAAGCTTGGCCATTTGGTTCTGTATCTTCAGAGATTACTTATATGGTACAGCAAAAAGCATTTGATTATTTGGATGCGCCAATCAAGAGAATTACTACTCCTGATGCACCTGCTCCTTATTCATCTGCTTTATTTGCAGAATGGTTCCCTAAACTTGAAAAAGTGAAAGAGGAAATCAAAAAAGCGATGTACGTGAAATAATTATTGTGCGATTATAGAAAAAAACTTCCGAAAGGAAGTTTTTTCATTTATACAATGCATGACTAATGTGACGGTGGCTGATAAATTTAATATAAATTTGCGCTTTTAAAAATAATAAGCTGACATGGCAGAAGTTACAGAAGGAGGTCATCATATAGACCTTAAAAAGCTTTCATTTGTGGGAGTTATCGTTTCTCTAGGGATTGTTTTCGGAGACATTGGTACATCCCCACTTTACGTAATGAAGGCAATTGTCAATGCAAGGAAAGATGGCTCAACGATGCCTTTCGACACTTATATTGAAGGCGCGCTTTCTTGTATTATCTGGACTTTAACACTTCAGACAACTCTTAAATATGTGATTATCGCTCTTAAAGCAGATAACCGCGGTGAAGGTGGAATTTTAGCTTTATATTCTTTAGTTAAAAAACTAAAAAAGAAATGGCTCTACGTCGTCGCCATCATTGGTGCATCAACCTTGGTTGCAGATAGTGTGATTACCCCTTCTCTTACGGTAATGTCTGCAATTGAAGGGCTTAAAATCTACAATCCAGAAACACCGGTTGTTTTTATTACCCTATTTATTCTCTTTATCGTTTTCGTTGTACAGCAATTCGGAACGGCTTCTATCGGAAAATTCTTCGGACCTATCATGGTGACGTGGTTTTTGGTTTTAGGAGGTTTCGGATCAATGCATATTTTTGATCATATCGAAATTTTAAAAGCATTCAACCCGATGTATGCGTATAACCTGATTACCCATTCACCAAGTGCAATTGTAATCATGGGTGCGGTGTTTTTATGTACAACCGGAGCTGAAGCTTTATATTCAGATTTAGGACATTGCGGAGCAAAAAATATCCGTGTAAGCTGGATTTTTGTTAAACTAATGTTGATTCTGAATTATTTAGGACAAGGAGCTTGGTTATTAGATAATTATGAAAAAGTTTTCTCAGGAGTCAATCCATTCTTTGGAATTATGCCGGAATGGGCCGTTTTACCGGGAGTAATTTTAGCAACTTTAGCAGCAATTATTGCAAGTCAGGCGGTGATTACAGGTTCGTTTACGATGTTTTCTGAGGCAATGTCAATTTCATTCTGGCCAAACCAACACATTGAATATCCTTCAGGAGTAAAAGGACAAATGTATATCCCAAGGATCAATTGGGGATTGATGTTTTTCTGTTTCATTGTTGTTGTTTTCTTCCAAAAATCAGAACACATGGAAGCAGCATATGGTTTAACAATTACCATCACAATGTTGATGACCACAATCTTATTAACATATTGGTTAAGCCGTACAAGATTAAATAAATTCTTCCTTTTTGGTTTTGTAGCCATTTATCTTTTCCTTGAATCTGGATTCTTCTATGCGAACGTGATTAAGTTTTTCGATGGCGGTTGGTTAACAATGGTTCTTGGTGGATTCATTGCAGTTTGTATGTACGCTTGGTATAACGGAAGATTATTAAAAGCCAATTTCACGAGTTATGTGAAGATCGATAAATATGTTTCTATCATCAAAGACATGAAATTGGATGAAACAATACCAAAATATTGTACCAATCTTGCGTATCTGAGTCGTGCGAAACGAAATGATGAAATTGAATCTAAAATTATTTATTCCATCATTAAAAAACAGCCTAAAAGAGCAGATCATTATTTTATTCTGAGTATTGTCAATCAGGAAGATCCTTATACTTTTAAATATAGTGTAGATGAGATTTTACCGGGTACAATCTATAAAATCAATTTCCTTTTAGGATTTAAAGTAGACCGTAGAATCAATGATTATTTCAACATGGTTTTAAAGGATTTAATGGCAGACGGAACGATTCCTTCACGAAGCAGCCATCCTTCTTTGAGAGCACATAATGTTCCGCCAGATTTGAAGTATGTAATCATAGATAACACCTATATCAACGATATTCTTTTAACGGTAAAACAAAAAATAACGTTAAATATTTATAATTTTGTTAAATATATCGGTAGTGATGACTTCAAATCTTGGGGTGTTACTTCGCACAATGTTGTCGTAGAATCGGCGCCATTAACGGAAGAAACGATCTCAAGCAGTAAGATTCAACAGGCAGAATTTAGAAGATCTAATTTTTAATACTTGCATTACAGAGCTTAAATGCATGATATTGATTTAAATAAAAATCAATAAATTTGTAAGATAAATTTTTTAATGGATACTTTACAAAAAGAAAAAAATATAGCTTTAATAAAAGACGTTTTACGAAATTATTTACTTGAAAAAGGTTTTCGTAACACGCCTGAACGATACACCATCTTAGAAGAGATCTATAATATGGATCATCACTTTAATGTAGATGATCTGTATCTTCTGATGATGCAGAAAAAATATCATGTTTCTAAAGCTACGATTTACAATACCATCGAGATTTTCCTTGATGCAGGCTTAATTCGTAAGCACCAGTTTGGTGAAAAAACATTGACTTCATCTTCTTACGAGAAATCTTATTTTGATAAGCAGCACGATCATTTGGTGATTTATAAAAAAGATTCAGACAAAGAAATTGAAGAAATCATCGAGTTTTGTGATCCTAGAATTCAAGGGATTAAAGAAGCAATAGAAGGAGCTTTTGGCGTAAAAATTGATTCTCATTCGCTGTATTTTTATGGCACTAAGAATGATTAATCAATGAGACTGGTTCTTTTTCTATTCCTATTTATTTCCTCGTTTACTTTGGCTCAGGTTACACCGAAACCTGCGCAACGAGACCCTTATTTACAAAATCCTGTAAAAAATCAGCCACAGAAAAGTAAGCCCGGACAAAAGGTGAAGATTATTCATGCTGATGAAATTATTAAAGATCCTGCCAAATATGATGGTAATCAATATTTAAAGGGAAATGTTGTCATCGATCATCAAGGCTCTATTTTAAGGGCCGATGAAGTGGTGATGTATGAAGCCGAAAACTTTGTAAAAGCAATCGGAAATACAAGACTTCAAAACTCTGATGGCTCAATCATTACATCATCAGAAATGGAGTACGACGGAAATACTCAGAAAGGTGTTGCCCGAAAAAATGTAGTCTTAACCGATCCGAAAGGAACGATTATTAAAACTGAAATTATGTATTATGACAGGGTTTCTAATCAGGCTTATTTTAATACAGGTGGAACCATCAATGACGGTAAAAGCACAACCTACGCAAAAACTGCCACTTATTTTCTGACGACACGTACGATTGATCTTACAGGAAGAGTTAAAATTGTAGATAAAGATTATACTTTGGAAGGCGATAATGTGGTTCAGAATCAGAATACCAATATTGTTACCATTAACGGTTATACCGTAATTACTAATAATAAAAATCCGAAGAACAGAATTATTACCGATAAAGGAACTCATAATATGAATACCAAAGAGTCTTTTCTTACGAAAAACTCGAGGATTTATT
Coding sequences within it:
- a CDS encoding DUF2147 domain-containing protein, whose product is MKKLLATFVLSLFSVMSFAQIEGKWKTIDDETKQAKSIVEIYKKSDGKYYGKVSQLLIKPADPNCTSCKDDRKGKPILGLEIIRGLAKDGDEFTGGTITDPKTGKTYKCTITKSGDKLNVRGYMGVSILGRTQVWQKVN
- a CDS encoding CDP-alcohol phosphatidyltransferase family protein, whose amino-acid sequence is MNFIKNNLANAITLGNLFSGCVGAVHLILGDYQTTAICIILSLVLDFFDGFVARALKANSNLGTQLDSLADMVSFGFIPGLAMFKMLEPFGNEVFGLQLPVEIKYFGFLITLFSCLRLAIFNLDEEQKYYFKGLNTPSNTILIFGIYYISQSGPHQVPQFFNISNFNILQIGLFPLIILTIISSWILISPIKMIAMKFKSMKLQDNYPKLALLIGSILILAIFKIVGIPMVILYYIFISIIFQKQLK
- a CDS encoding pyruvate dehydrogenase complex E1 component subunit beta, coding for MAEHTFREVIAQAMSEEMRKDESIFLMGEEVAEYNGAYKASKGMLDEFGAKRVIDTPIAELGFTGIAVGAAMNGNRPIVEYMTFNFALVGIDQIINNAAKIRQMSGGQWNCPIVFRGPTASAGQLGATHSQAFENWFANVPGLKVVVPSNPYDAKGLLKTAIQDNDPVIFMESEQMYGDKMEIPEEEYYLPIGKADIKREGTDVTLVSFGKIMKLALQAAEDMAKEGISVEVIDLRTVRPLDFDTVLTSVKKTNRLVILEEAWPFGSVSSEITYMVQQKAFDYLDAPIKRITTPDAPAPYSSALFAEWFPKLEKVKEEIKKAMYVK
- a CDS encoding KUP/HAK/KT family potassium transporter, with product MAEVTEGGHHIDLKKLSFVGVIVSLGIVFGDIGTSPLYVMKAIVNARKDGSTMPFDTYIEGALSCIIWTLTLQTTLKYVIIALKADNRGEGGILALYSLVKKLKKKWLYVVAIIGASTLVADSVITPSLTVMSAIEGLKIYNPETPVVFITLFILFIVFVVQQFGTASIGKFFGPIMVTWFLVLGGFGSMHIFDHIEILKAFNPMYAYNLITHSPSAIVIMGAVFLCTTGAEALYSDLGHCGAKNIRVSWIFVKLMLILNYLGQGAWLLDNYEKVFSGVNPFFGIMPEWAVLPGVILATLAAIIASQAVITGSFTMFSEAMSISFWPNQHIEYPSGVKGQMYIPRINWGLMFFCFIVVVFFQKSEHMEAAYGLTITITMLMTTILLTYWLSRTRLNKFFLFGFVAIYLFLESGFFYANVIKFFDGGWLTMVLGGFIAVCMYAWYNGRLLKANFTSYVKIDKYVSIIKDMKLDETIPKYCTNLAYLSRAKRNDEIESKIIYSIIKKQPKRADHYFILSIVNQEDPYTFKYSVDEILPGTIYKINFLLGFKVDRRINDYFNMVLKDLMADGTIPSRSSHPSLRAHNVPPDLKYVIIDNTYINDILLTVKQKITLNIYNFVKYIGSDDFKSWGVTSHNVVVESAPLTEETISSSKIQQAEFRRSNF
- a CDS encoding Fur family transcriptional regulator, with amino-acid sequence MDTLQKEKNIALIKDVLRNYLLEKGFRNTPERYTILEEIYNMDHHFNVDDLYLLMMQKKYHVSKATIYNTIEIFLDAGLIRKHQFGEKTLTSSSYEKSYFDKQHDHLVIYKKDSDKEIEEIIEFCDPRIQGIKEAIEGAFGVKIDSHSLYFYGTKND
- a CDS encoding LTA synthase family protein, coding for MKFFKEFRKEEIFVLCYRIFLAFVFYQIARLLFWFFNKDLIKVDSIVDYLSLAYHGIAFDLTAILYVNALFILLSLIPIVINTKSGYQKFMIWLYFISNGIAYAMNFGDFIYYKFSQARLTSAAFQVAKHETNILKVFTASITEHPFVIIWFVFLMAAWVFLYKRFKINYKKPVKLIPYFIWSVVTLCISAVLIVGGIRGDFKHSTRPINLVDANKFVKTPLQGNLVLNSTFSFFRTMGTNNFKEVHFVDQKFIDENINPYKTYDRQVQDKPNIVIFIVESFGREYSGAFNKDKNIKDYVSYTPFIDSLANESLIFPNTFANGRQSIHGMSSILAGIPSLMDAFTSSPYSNQKIQSIVSVCNDMGYDTSFYHGAPNGSMGFLGFGNILGFKHYFGKDEYNHNEDFDGMWAIWDEPFLQYFAKNVGKTKPFMATVFTASSHHPFKIPAKYNGKFKKGNIEIHEPMQYTDYAIKEYFETAKKQPWFKNTIFVFTGDHTNQVYYSEYEKAMNRFAVPLIFYSPNPEYQLKGVNNELAQQIDIYPTLADLIGYNKKIRSWGRSLVSEKKYQPLIVNSDGTSEQFIYGNYIYRFDGKNIIGIYDKSDLGFQNNLNDKIKSPETEKGKQMAKAWYQDYMSRVINRKLN